The proteins below come from a single Loxodonta africana isolate mLoxAfr1 chromosome 20, mLoxAfr1.hap2, whole genome shotgun sequence genomic window:
- the C20H1orf53 gene encoding uncharacterized protein C1orf53 homolog isoform X2, whose translation MAARQVPALAGAALGKRPPAALPSKPPWAGTGFRRHFGLMQRSASEGERGGAGRHSQRRPQGAVRCPAREELTAEELRIAEVHAAACAAGQLNYVDPASGYTVLTQLAHVRRGECCGSACRHCPYGQVNVKDPSKKKQFNSYFYV comes from the exons ATGGCGGCCAGGCAGGTCCCGGCGTTGGCGGGCGCCGCGCTCGGGAAGCGGCCTCCCGCCGCCCTGCCATCAAAACCTCCCTGGGCCGGAACAGGGTTCCGCCGGCACTTCGGCTTAATGCAGCGCTCCGCTTCCGAAGGAGAACGCGGCGGCGCCGGGCGCCACTCGCAGCGGAGGCCGCAGGGGGCGGTGAGGTGCCCGGCGCGGGAAGAGTTAACGGCGGAGGAGCTGCGGATCGCGGAAGTGCACGCGGCCGCTTGCGCG GCTGGCCAGCTAAACTATGTGGATCCAGCTTCTGGCTACACGGTGCTCACGCAGCTCGCCCACGTGCGGAGAGGGGAGTGCTGTGGCTCCGCCTGCAGACAC tgcccgTATGGTCAAGTAAATGTTAAAGATCCATCTAAAAAGAAGCAATTCAATTCATATTTTTATGTTTGA
- the C20H1orf53 gene encoding uncharacterized protein C1orf53 homolog isoform X1: MAARQVPALAGAALGKRPPAALPSKPPWAGTGFRRHFGLMQRSASEGERGGAGRHSQRRPQGAVRCPAREELTAEELRIAEVHAAACAAGQLNYVDPASGYTVLTQLAHVRRGECCGSACRHVSGEVRPRAERGVLWLRLQTREWRSPPTCGEGSAVAPPADT, translated from the exons ATGGCGGCCAGGCAGGTCCCGGCGTTGGCGGGCGCCGCGCTCGGGAAGCGGCCTCCCGCCGCCCTGCCATCAAAACCTCCCTGGGCCGGAACAGGGTTCCGCCGGCACTTCGGCTTAATGCAGCGCTCCGCTTCCGAAGGAGAACGCGGCGGCGCCGGGCGCCACTCGCAGCGGAGGCCGCAGGGGGCGGTGAGGTGCCCGGCGCGGGAAGAGTTAACGGCGGAGGAGCTGCGGATCGCGGAAGTGCACGCGGCCGCTTGCGCG GCTGGCCAGCTAAACTATGTGGATCCAGCTTCTGGCTACACGGTGCTCACGCAGCTCGCCCACGTGCGGAGAGGGGAGTGCTGTGGCTCCGCCTGCAGACACGTGAGTGGCGAAGTCCGCCCACGTGCGGAGAGGGGAGTGCTGTGGCTCCGCCTGCAGACACGTGAGTGGCGAAGTCCGCCCACGTGCGGAGAGGGGAGTGCTGTGGCTCCGCCTGCAGACACGTGA